In the Pseudanabaena sp. PCC 7367 genome, one interval contains:
- a CDS encoding 4-hydroxyphenylpyruvate dioxygenase family protein has translation MIGNSIDPRRIKPSPPNLIGIDHVHFFVQDVQRWRKWFEDCLDFKAIATIQNHCHTEILQHGSIQFWLSAPLRVESQSEPQLELDSDRVSYFLRDHPPGIAEIAFQIDPQAQASQLTDRYVELAHAAINWPEPQQDANNVLKGWGDLTYRFVDHQLQQTDRPIQALPAKSPRSLSKPLFTGIDHLVLNVPSGQMWQAANWHEQNLGLRVSDRFNIATDRSALRSVVLGNSDRSVQMPINEPSTQNSQIQEFLDYNRGAGIQHIALHTDNIFETVSRLKQRGVRFLETEPEILIDVQDHEAGQALLQIFTQPIFDEPTFFFEIIQRRSQAQGFGEGNFQALFEAIEQQQIFRSTFYSDYSEQ, from the coding sequence ATGATTGGTAATTCAATCGATCCACGACGGATTAAGCCCTCTCCACCAAATCTGATTGGTATTGACCATGTTCATTTTTTTGTGCAAGATGTGCAGCGATGGCGTAAATGGTTTGAGGATTGTTTAGATTTTAAAGCGATCGCCACGATTCAAAATCATTGCCACACCGAGATTTTGCAACATGGCTCGATTCAGTTCTGGCTCTCGGCACCACTGCGAGTAGAGTCTCAATCAGAACCTCAATTAGAGCTAGACAGCGATCGGGTCAGTTATTTTTTGCGCGATCATCCCCCTGGGATTGCGGAAATTGCCTTCCAAATTGATCCGCAAGCGCAAGCGTCTCAATTAACCGATCGCTACGTTGAGCTAGCACATGCAGCGATTAATTGGCCTGAGCCGCAACAAGATGCAAATAATGTGCTGAAGGGCTGGGGGGACTTGACCTATCGCTTTGTTGATCATCAGCTTCAGCAAACCGATCGCCCGATTCAAGCATTGCCAGCTAAATCACCGCGATCGCTCTCTAAGCCTCTATTCACTGGCATCGATCATCTGGTGCTAAATGTGCCATCTGGTCAAATGTGGCAGGCTGCGAACTGGCATGAGCAGAATTTGGGGCTACGGGTTAGCGATCGGTTTAACATTGCCACCGATCGATCGGCCTTGCGGAGCGTGGTGCTAGGAAATAGCGATCGATCAGTTCAAATGCCAATCAACGAGCCATCCACTCAGAATTCCCAGATCCAGGAATTTCTAGACTACAATCGCGGCGCAGGTATCCAGCATATTGCTTTGCACACTGACAATATCTTTGAGACCGTGTCCAGGTTAAAACAAAGAGGGGTCAGGTTCTTGGAGACAGAGCCGGAGATTTTGATCGATGTGCAAGATCATGAAGCAGGGCAAGCTTTATTGCAAATCTTTACTCAGCCGATTTTTGATGAACCCACCTTTTTCTTTGAAATAATTCAACGCCGGTCGCAGGCGCAAGGGTTTGGTGAAGGTAATTTTCAAGCTTTGTTTGAGGCGATCGAACAACAGCAAATCTTCCGATCGACATTCTATTCTGATTATTCAGAGCAATAG